The nucleotide sequence GAATTCACGCCCCTGGCCGACGCCGACAGCTCCTACTGGCGCTGCCGCGACTGCGGCGACCGGCGCGCCGCCAAGCGCGTGCGCATCGAAGAAACCGCCCTGCTCCACCGGGGACGGCTGCAAACCGCCACGAGCTGCGCCGACGTGCTCATCCGCGACTTAAGTCGCGACGGCGCGCGGCTTTGCCTGGACGAAGACATGCCCGTCGCACTTGCCGTGGACCAGACCGTGGCCTTTAATCCGCAGCTCCAGCCCTTCGGCGAACTGGCCCAATACATCCCCAGCGTCGTGCGCTGGATCAAGGGCCAGGAATTCGGCCTGCTCTTCACCCGCCCCCTGGCCATCTCGTCCGGTGACATCCGGCGCATCGTCAAGAATTAGGCCCGCCCCGCCCACCCTTCGGCCGTTGCCTCCGCCCCACCAAGGGCGTATGCTGGATCAGACCGGAATCCTCCGGCCTTCCCTCAACCCAGGCGCGGCGCGGTTAGCGATGGACTACGAAAAGATTCGGCACGCGGCAAAGACCGGCGACAAGATCCTCGAACTGGCCGTCTCCATCGGCCTCGATCCGGC is from Solidesulfovibrio magneticus RS-1 and encodes:
- a CDS encoding PilZ domain-containing protein, whose amino-acid sequence is MALLEYRNCPRCGHSTWQEFTPLADADSSYWRCRDCGDRRAAKRVRIEETALLHRGRLQTATSCADVLIRDLSRDGARLCLDEDMPVALAVDQTVAFNPQLQPFGELAQYIPSVVRWIKGQEFGLLFTRPLAISSGDIRRIVKN